The Brachyhypopomus gauderio isolate BG-103 chromosome 2, BGAUD_0.2, whole genome shotgun sequence genome contains a region encoding:
- the LOC143504063 gene encoding uncharacterized protein LOC143504063 codes for MPPRKQMATTKDANEGDIRGERELQLHSEIPDRECSTTEPTEKESVAQLGEMLHSFIKLQQVREERHEKQTQKQEQRWRMLQHQFTQLQSHIQGEQEQPSATEGETSQQSEVPATLATLPEVQIIHRVQRTVTHDPAPLNQRPMCLGWTSPKMLPFREDEDIEHYLTTFERIAQAGRWPREDWTLHLVPLLSGKARAAYVAMDIEDTADYEQVKWVLLQKYEINAETYRWRFRDNAVKDGETPRELQARLRDLYDEWMTPKQKTKEEIGDAVVMEQFLQSINPEIRTWIKQHTLTTSRHAAELSENYIAARQPNRSVQLGHPSSATQGKPREAYKSGITKWRTAVRIRTRTPSWTQSHS; via the coding sequence ATGCCGCCGAGGAAGCAAATGGCAACTACAAAAGATGCCAACGAGGGCGATATCCGTGGGGAAAGGGAGCTCCAACTACACTCCGAGATTCCAGACAGAGAATGCTCGACAACGGAACCGACGGAAAAGGAGAGCGTAGCTCAACTTGGTGAAATGTTGCATAGTTTTATTAAGCTTCAGCAAGTACGAGAAGAACGCCACGAGAAGCAAACTCAGAAACAGGAACAAAGATGGCGGATGCTCCAACACCAGTTCACCCAACTCCAGAGTCATATACAGGGGGAACAAGAGCAACCATCAGCAACGGAGGGCGAAACCTCACAACAGTCAGAAGTCCCAGCAACGTTGGCAACACTACCAGAAGTACAGATTATCCATCGTGTACAACGTACGGTAACACACGACCCAGCACCGCTGAACCAGCGACCGATGTGCCTTGGATGGACAAGTCCGAAGATGCTCCCGTTCAGGGAAGATGAGGACATCGAACATTACCTCACGACCTTTGAACGTATCGCACAAGCAGGTAGATGGCCCAGAGAAGATTGGACACTACACTTGGTACCACTCCTCAGCGGGAAGGCACGAGCAGCATATGTTGCGATGGATATAGAGGACACTGCGGATTACGAGCAGGTAAAATGGGTACTTCTACAAAAGTATGAAATTAATGCAGAAACGTATCGATGGCGATTTCGAGATAATGCAGTTAAGGACGGAGAGACGCCCAGGGAGTTACAAGCACGACTAAGGGATCTGTACGACGAGTGGATGACGccaaagcaaaaaacaaaagaagaaatCGGAGACGCAGTCGTAATGGAACAGTTTCTACAAAGCATCAACCCTGAAATAAGGACATGGATTAAGCAACATACTCTCACTACATCAAGACATGCAGCCGAATTGTCGGAAAACTATATAGCGGCACGACAACCTAACAGAAGTGTGCAATTAGGACACCCTAGCAGCGCGACCCAGGGTAAGCCCAGAGAAGCTTATaaatcaggtatcaccaaatggcggaccgcggtccggatccggacccgaacgccgtcctggacccaatcacattcctga
- the tmem98 gene encoding transmembrane protein 98: METVVIVAIGVLVTIFLTSFVALVMVCRHRYCPRPTLLHHFGSKPTVDLIGAMESQSEPSEMELDDVVITNPHIEAILENEEWIEDASGLVSHCISILKICHTLTEKLVAMTMGSGAKVKTPTSLSDIITVAKRISPRVDDVVRSMYPPLDPILLDARATALLLSVSHLVLVTRNACHMSGSLDWIDQSLHAAEDHMIVLREAAMASEPERGLPEQEQAI; this comes from the exons ATGGAGACGGTGGTGATAGTGGCCATCGGGGTGCTGGTCACCATCTTCCTGACCTCGTTTGTGGCCCTGGTCATGGTGTGTCGCCATCGCTACTGTCCTCGTCCCACCCTACTGCACCACTTTGGGTCCAA ACCCACGGTGGATCTGATAGGAGCCATGGAGAGCCAGAGCGAGCCCTCGGAGATGGAGCTAGACGACGTGGTCATCACCAACCCTCACATAGAGGCCATCCTGGAGAACGAGGAGTGGATCGAGGACGCCTC GGGTCTAGTTTCACATTGTATCTCCATTCTGAAG ATTTGTCACACCCTGACAGAGAAACTTGTTGCCATGACAATGGGATCTGGAGCAAAGGTGAAGACTCCTACCAGCCTTAGTGACATCATCACCGTGGCCAAACGCATAAGCCCAAG AGTGGATGATGTTGTCCGCTCAATGTACCCTCCACTGGACCCCATCCTGCTCGATGCCAG GGCCACCGCCTTGCTGTTGTCAGTGAGCCACTTGGTGCTGGTGACACGGAATGCCTGCCACATGTCTGGCAGCCTCGACTGGATCGACCAATCATTGCACGCAGCCGAGGATCACATGATCGTGTTGAGGGAGGCAGCCATGGCGTCCGAACCTGAGAGAGGACTACCCGAGCAAGAACAGGCTATCTGA